The following proteins are encoded in a genomic region of Vibrio tasmaniensis:
- the pyk gene encoding pyruvate kinase — MTAELRKTKIVTTLGPSTDKGNVLEEIIKAGANVVRMNFSHGTSDDHIQRAENVRAIAKRLGTQIAILGDLQGPKIRVSTFKDGKIQLAVGDQFTLDSSLGLGEGNQQAVGLDYKELPNDVSANDILLLDDGRVQLKVTKVEGCRVHTEVIIGGPLSNNKGINKKGGGLSAEALTEKDKRDIVTAAQIKVDYLAVSFPRNGEDMHYARQLAREAGLEAHLVAKVERAETVATVENMDDIIMASDVVMVARGDLGVEIGDPELVGVQKQLIRRARALNRTVITATQMMESMISAPMPTRAEVMDVANAVLDGTDAVMLSGETAAGDYPVETVKSMAEVCIGAEKMAGINNQSNYRIDRTFVTAEETVSMATIYSANHMEGIKGVVTLTESGRTALMMSRLSADMPIYALSRNEGTLNRCTLYRGVTPIYFETEAKDSFDIALSTLTCLKEQEHLKFGDLVIVTQGDIMDVAGSTNCMRILPVT, encoded by the coding sequence ATGACAGCCGAATTAAGAAAAACGAAAATCGTCACAACGCTAGGCCCTTCTACTGATAAAGGTAACGTGCTTGAAGAGATCATCAAAGCCGGTGCCAATGTCGTCCGTATGAACTTCTCTCACGGCACTAGCGACGACCATATACAACGTGCAGAAAACGTCAGAGCAATTGCCAAAAGACTTGGCACTCAAATCGCTATTCTCGGTGACTTACAAGGCCCCAAGATTCGAGTGTCAACATTCAAAGATGGCAAAATCCAACTTGCCGTTGGTGACCAATTTACTCTCGACAGTAGCCTAGGTTTAGGCGAAGGCAACCAACAAGCGGTCGGTCTTGATTATAAAGAATTACCTAACGACGTTTCAGCTAACGACATCTTGTTGCTCGACGATGGTCGTGTGCAGCTAAAAGTAACCAAAGTGGAAGGCTGCCGTGTTCATACAGAAGTCATCATTGGTGGTCCTCTCTCAAATAACAAAGGCATCAACAAGAAAGGCGGCGGCCTTTCCGCAGAAGCGCTGACAGAAAAAGACAAGCGCGACATCGTCACTGCAGCACAAATCAAAGTGGATTACCTCGCGGTGTCTTTCCCGCGCAACGGCGAAGACATGCACTACGCTCGACAGCTCGCACGAGAAGCTGGCTTAGAAGCTCACCTCGTAGCAAAGGTAGAACGAGCAGAGACGGTAGCCACTGTTGAGAACATGGATGACATCATAATGGCCTCAGACGTCGTCATGGTGGCTCGTGGTGACCTCGGAGTGGAAATTGGCGACCCTGAGTTAGTCGGAGTACAAAAACAGCTTATACGCCGTGCTAGAGCGCTTAATCGAACGGTGATCACCGCAACCCAAATGATGGAATCGATGATTTCAGCGCCAATGCCAACCCGAGCCGAAGTCATGGACGTTGCCAATGCGGTACTTGATGGAACAGATGCAGTCATGCTTTCAGGTGAAACAGCTGCAGGTGATTACCCGGTCGAAACCGTAAAATCGATGGCTGAAGTGTGTATTGGTGCTGAGAAAATGGCGGGGATTAACAACCAATCCAATTACCGAATTGATCGCACCTTTGTGACCGCCGAAGAAACCGTTTCAATGGCGACTATCTACTCGGCAAACCATATGGAAGGTATTAAAGGCGTAGTCACTCTCACAGAATCAGGCCGTACTGCACTGATGATGTCTCGCCTAAGTGCTGACATGCCTATCTACGCACTATCTCGTAACGAAGGAACACTTAATCGCTGCACCTTGTACCGAGGTGTAACACCTATCTACTTCGAGACAGAAGCCAAAGACAGTTTTGACATTGCCCTATCTACGCTCACCTGCCTAAAAGAGCAAGAGCATCTTAAGTTTGGCGATCTCGTTATCGTCACTCAAGGCGACATTATGGATGTGGCGGGATCGACCAACTGTATGAGAATCTTGCCTGTCACCTAA
- the mlc gene encoding sugar metabolism global transcriptional regulator Mlc, translated as MYMAQPGHIDHIKQVNAGRVYKLIDLRGPISRIDLSKQSELAPASITKITRELIEAHLIHETTVQEATTRGRPAVGLQTNNEGWQFLSMRLGRGYLTIALHELGGDVLIDTKIDIHERDQDDVLARLLHEIDEFFQTYAEQLDRVTSIAVTLPGLVNSEQGIVLQMPHYNVKNLALGPEIYKETGLPVFIANDTRAWALAEKLFGHSQDNDNSVLISIHHGVGAGIILDGRVLQGRHGNIGELGHIQIDKQGKLCHCGNHGCLETVASSQAIREQVKERLANGEASSLTVFEDVTIEQICAAAADGDPLAVEVIEQLGRYLGAAIAIVINLFNPEKVLIGGVINQAKSVLYPAIQKCIEEQSLSVYHQDLELVESRFYKQATMPGAALVKQALYDGQLLMKVIEG; from the coding sequence ATGTACATGGCTCAACCGGGCCATATTGATCATATCAAACAGGTCAATGCTGGTCGTGTATATAAACTAATTGACCTTAGAGGTCCTATTTCTCGTATCGATCTGTCCAAGCAAAGTGAGTTGGCTCCGGCGAGTATTACTAAAATTACCCGTGAACTCATTGAAGCTCACCTTATTCACGAAACGACGGTTCAAGAAGCCACAACTCGTGGGCGTCCTGCTGTCGGTCTGCAAACCAATAACGAAGGTTGGCAGTTTCTGTCGATGCGTCTTGGTCGCGGATACTTGACGATCGCGCTGCATGAATTGGGCGGCGATGTGCTTATCGATACCAAGATTGATATCCATGAACGTGATCAAGATGATGTGCTTGCGCGTCTTCTGCATGAAATTGATGAATTTTTCCAAACTTATGCGGAGCAACTCGATAGGGTAACAAGTATTGCGGTTACGCTACCGGGTCTTGTGAATTCTGAGCAGGGGATTGTGTTGCAGATGCCACACTACAACGTTAAAAATTTAGCGTTGGGTCCTGAGATCTACAAAGAAACAGGTCTACCTGTCTTTATTGCCAATGATACCCGAGCCTGGGCATTAGCAGAGAAGTTGTTTGGTCACTCTCAAGACAACGATAATTCCGTTCTTATCTCGATTCACCACGGTGTAGGCGCCGGGATCATTCTTGACGGTCGAGTATTGCAAGGTCGCCACGGTAACATCGGTGAACTGGGTCATATTCAGATCGATAAACAAGGCAAGCTTTGTCATTGTGGTAATCATGGCTGTTTAGAAACGGTCGCGAGTTCTCAGGCGATCCGTGAACAAGTGAAAGAGCGGCTGGCTAATGGTGAAGCATCGTCATTAACTGTGTTTGAAGATGTCACTATTGAACAGATCTGCGCTGCCGCTGCCGATGGCGATCCATTGGCTGTTGAAGTGATTGAACAGTTAGGTCGTTACTTAGGTGCCGCGATAGCGATTGTGATTAACCTTTTCAACCCTGAGAAAGTCTTGATTGGTGGTGTTATCAATCAGGCTAAAAGCGTGTTGTACCCTGCGATTCAAAAGTGTATCGAAGAGCAAAGTTTATCGGTTTACCATCAAGATTTAGAGCTGGTGGAATCTCGATTCTATAAACAAGCCACCATGCCAGGTGCAGCGCTTGTTAAACAAGCTTTATATGATGGCCAATTGTTAATGAAAGTGATTGAAGGCTAA
- a CDS encoding chemotaxis protein CheV: MSGVLNSVDQRTKLVGENRLELLLFSLNSRQLFAINVFKVKEVLKVPVLTRLPGSHHHITGVASLRGESVPVIDLRSAIGFPPSRDETQENNLIITEYNRTVQGFLVGQVRNIVNTTWTEIQPPPKTTGRANYLTAITHIQEEEQHKIVEIIDVEKVLAEIIDYDVSISDGVLDQQLANEMVGRNVLIVDDSSTARNQIKGTLSQLGLNIIECCDGLEALTLLKKWCDEGKDINQEILLMITDAEMPEMDGYKLTHEVRTDPRMHDLFITLNTSLSGSFNEAMVEKVGCNRFISKFQPDLLVEVTQERMRQIL; the protein is encoded by the coding sequence ATGTCTGGCGTTTTAAATTCGGTTGATCAGAGAACTAAACTCGTCGGTGAAAACCGTCTGGAACTCTTGTTATTCAGCTTAAATAGTCGCCAATTATTTGCGATTAACGTATTTAAAGTTAAAGAAGTCTTAAAAGTGCCTGTACTCACTCGCTTGCCAGGCTCTCATCATCATATTACGGGTGTTGCTTCTTTACGTGGTGAATCTGTTCCTGTTATTGACTTACGCAGCGCGATTGGTTTCCCACCATCACGTGATGAGACTCAAGAAAATAACTTGATCATTACCGAATACAACCGAACCGTACAGGGCTTCTTGGTTGGACAAGTTCGCAATATCGTGAATACGACATGGACAGAAATCCAGCCGCCACCAAAGACTACGGGTCGAGCAAACTACTTAACTGCTATCACGCACATCCAAGAAGAAGAGCAGCACAAAATCGTTGAGATCATCGATGTTGAAAAGGTGTTAGCGGAGATCATCGACTACGATGTGTCGATTTCTGACGGTGTTCTAGATCAGCAGTTAGCGAATGAAATGGTTGGCCGTAATGTGCTTATCGTTGATGACTCTTCAACAGCGCGCAATCAGATCAAAGGCACCTTGTCGCAACTTGGTTTGAACATTATCGAATGTTGTGACGGCTTAGAAGCACTGACTTTACTTAAGAAGTGGTGTGATGAAGGCAAAGACATCAATCAAGAAATATTATTGATGATCACTGATGCTGAAATGCCAGAAATGGATGGCTACAAACTGACTCACGAAGTTCGAACTGATCCTCGAATGCATGATTTGTTTATTACGCTAAATACTTCATTAAGTGGTAGTTTCAATGAAGCCATGGTTGAGAAAGTAGGGTGTAATCGCTTTATTTCTAAATTCCAACCAGACCTCTTAGTTGAAGTGACTCAAGAGCGAATGCGTCAGATTTTGTAA
- a CDS encoding error-prone DNA polymerase: MSQQYSELFCQSNYSFLEGASHAEELVLQADFLRYKALAVTDECSVAGIVKVHSAIKQHKLSLKQIVGSMFWLNEECQVVLLCPNRQAYAELCRIITNARRRSSKGHYQLSEWDIMSAKHCFIVWLPQQKNEDAHWGQWLSQHHSGRLWIGLQRHLKQTDQQYIDYCVELSQHHHLPITACGGVLMHNANRLPLQHSLTAIKYQKPITEVGSHLLANAERCLRSINKLSHIFKAEWLEESNRISELCEFDLDSLRYEYPSELIPQGETPMSYLRMLVEKGKQARFPQGVPNDIQQIIDKELGLIGELNYPFFFLTIHDIVMFAKSQGILYQGRGSAANSVVCYCLEITSVDPRQISVLFERFISKERDEPPDIDVDFEHERREEVIQYIYKKYGRERAALAATVISYRFKSAVRDVGKALGLQETQLDYFIKNTNRRDKSLGWQAQLTQLGLQPDSLKGQQFIHLVNEIIGFPRHLSQHVGGFVISSGPLYELVPVENAAMHDRTIIQWDKDDLETLGLLKVDVLALGMLSAIRKCFDLIKLIHGRSLTIAEITRLKDDPQVYGMIQRADTVGIFQIESRAQMSMLPRLKPKTYYDLVIQIAIVRPGPIQGDMVHPFLKRRDGIEPISYPSKDVESVLSRTLGVPIFQEQVIKLAMVAAGFTGGEADQLRRAMAAWKKNGNVFKFKNKLIEGMQKRGYETEFAEQIFKQICGFGEYGFPESHSASFAVLAYCSAWLKCYYPECFYASLLNSQPMGFYSPSQLVQDAQRHNVVVLPVCVNASQDNHIVVEHQNGLAIRLGLRQIKGFSEHGIQSVLANRPQPGYRHPSQVKQLSMNKKDIELLASANALHNVSGDRFQTRWAIMDSASDLPLFSQVYDDAGDGHDEHALHKPNEMQDLLEDFTSVGVSLNKHPITLLEEANRLGRFTHMKDLKQQRHKSMVTVVGLVTGKQSPGTAAGVTFVTLEDNTGNINVVVWGATARSQQQAYLTAKALKVQGILEKEGEVVHVIAGKLIDITDEIIGLNTKSRDFH, from the coding sequence ATGTCTCAGCAATACTCAGAGCTATTTTGCCAAAGTAATTACTCCTTCCTTGAAGGAGCTTCACACGCAGAGGAGCTTGTTTTACAGGCCGACTTCTTACGTTACAAAGCACTCGCGGTTACAGATGAGTGCTCAGTGGCGGGCATCGTTAAGGTTCACTCAGCAATCAAGCAACATAAACTGTCGCTCAAACAAATTGTCGGGAGCATGTTTTGGTTAAATGAAGAGTGCCAAGTGGTATTGTTATGTCCAAACAGACAAGCCTATGCTGAGCTGTGCCGTATCATTACCAACGCGAGACGTCGTAGCAGTAAAGGACATTATCAACTCTCTGAGTGGGATATCATGTCGGCTAAGCACTGCTTCATTGTTTGGCTTCCTCAACAGAAAAATGAAGATGCGCACTGGGGACAATGGCTTTCTCAGCACCACAGTGGTCGTCTGTGGATTGGCTTACAGAGACACCTGAAACAGACCGACCAGCAGTACATCGATTACTGCGTTGAATTGTCGCAACATCATCACCTACCGATAACCGCTTGCGGTGGTGTATTGATGCACAATGCTAACCGCTTACCCTTGCAGCACTCACTCACTGCGATTAAGTACCAAAAACCCATTACCGAAGTGGGCAGTCACTTACTCGCGAATGCAGAACGTTGTTTACGAAGCATCAACAAACTCTCTCATATTTTCAAAGCGGAGTGGCTAGAAGAGAGCAACCGAATCTCAGAGCTGTGTGAGTTTGATTTAGACAGCTTGCGCTACGAATACCCAAGCGAACTGATTCCTCAAGGTGAGACACCCATGAGTTATCTACGCATGTTGGTCGAAAAAGGAAAACAGGCTCGCTTCCCACAAGGTGTACCTAATGACATTCAACAAATCATAGATAAAGAGCTCGGGCTGATTGGTGAGCTCAACTATCCTTTCTTCTTTCTCACCATTCATGACATCGTCATGTTTGCCAAAAGCCAAGGCATTCTTTACCAAGGTCGTGGTTCAGCGGCCAATTCCGTGGTCTGTTACTGCTTAGAAATCACTTCTGTCGACCCAAGACAGATCTCAGTGCTATTTGAACGCTTCATCAGTAAAGAGCGCGATGAGCCGCCCGATATTGATGTCGATTTTGAGCACGAACGCCGTGAAGAAGTCATCCAATACATCTACAAGAAATACGGTAGAGAACGCGCAGCACTTGCCGCAACGGTCATTTCATACCGCTTCAAAAGTGCAGTAAGAGATGTCGGCAAAGCTTTAGGGCTACAGGAAACCCAGCTTGATTACTTTATTAAGAACACCAACCGCAGAGACAAAAGCTTAGGTTGGCAGGCTCAGTTAACTCAATTAGGACTACAACCTGACTCTTTGAAGGGTCAGCAATTTATCCATTTGGTTAATGAAATCATCGGCTTTCCACGTCACTTATCTCAGCACGTTGGTGGCTTTGTGATCTCTTCTGGGCCTTTGTATGAATTGGTTCCCGTCGAGAATGCAGCTATGCACGATCGAACTATTATTCAATGGGATAAAGATGATCTTGAAACCTTGGGGCTGCTTAAGGTCGATGTACTTGCACTTGGTATGCTTTCTGCGATTCGTAAGTGTTTCGACCTGATCAAACTCATTCATGGGCGATCACTCACCATCGCTGAGATCACTCGCCTCAAGGACGACCCTCAGGTTTACGGCATGATTCAACGAGCAGACACGGTCGGGATCTTCCAAATTGAATCACGCGCGCAAATGAGCATGCTGCCAAGGCTTAAACCGAAGACTTATTACGACTTGGTGATTCAAATCGCTATCGTTCGTCCTGGGCCTATTCAAGGCGATATGGTTCACCCATTCTTAAAGCGTCGAGATGGTATTGAGCCAATCAGTTACCCATCGAAGGATGTTGAATCAGTACTGTCGCGCACCTTAGGTGTTCCTATCTTCCAAGAGCAAGTGATTAAACTCGCCATGGTTGCCGCAGGGTTCACAGGTGGAGAGGCGGATCAGCTCAGACGCGCCATGGCTGCATGGAAGAAAAATGGCAACGTATTTAAGTTTAAAAACAAACTTATCGAGGGAATGCAAAAACGCGGTTATGAGACAGAGTTTGCCGAACAGATCTTTAAACAGATATGCGGCTTTGGTGAATATGGTTTTCCAGAAAGCCACTCTGCTTCATTTGCGGTGCTAGCCTATTGCTCAGCTTGGTTGAAATGCTACTACCCAGAATGCTTCTATGCTTCCTTGCTCAATAGCCAACCTATGGGGTTTTATAGCCCCTCACAGTTGGTACAAGACGCACAACGACACAATGTGGTAGTTCTTCCGGTATGTGTGAACGCCTCACAAGACAACCACATAGTCGTTGAACATCAGAATGGTTTAGCAATTCGCTTAGGGCTGCGACAAATCAAAGGATTCAGTGAACATGGGATTCAAAGCGTGCTCGCCAATCGTCCACAACCCGGTTATCGCCATCCTAGCCAGGTGAAACAGTTATCGATGAATAAGAAAGATATCGAGCTACTGGCATCGGCCAATGCGCTACATAACGTATCGGGAGACCGCTTCCAGACTCGCTGGGCGATCATGGACTCCGCTTCTGATTTACCTCTGTTTAGCCAAGTCTATGACGATGCTGGGGATGGACATGACGAACATGCACTGCACAAACCCAATGAGATGCAAGATCTACTCGAAGACTTCACCAGTGTCGGAGTTTCATTGAACAAGCACCCAATCACTTTGCTAGAAGAAGCTAACCGACTTGGTCGGTTCACCCATATGAAAGACTTGAAACAACAAAGACACAAATCTATGGTCACGGTTGTTGGATTGGTCACTGGCAAGCAATCTCCCGGAACCGCGGCAGGTGTTACCTTTGTCACATTAGAAGATAACACGGGCAATATTAATGTCGTGGTATGGGGAGCAACCGCGCGCTCTCAACAGCAAGCTTATCTGACAGCCAAAGCGTTAAAAGTACAAGGAATATTAGAAAAGGAAGGCGAAGTTGTGCATGTTATAGCGGGTAAACTCATCGATATTACCGATGAAATTATTGGTTTGAACACCAAATCCCGAGATTTTCATTAA
- a CDS encoding Y-family DNA polymerase produces MLWLYLHFPSLQLDTLFNSEISNSEKVHSNEESHEQPIIIVDEKDHRVLQANQAALQSGISLSMGLGSAAALCHNLHVHPYSIELEKSKLKEIAQWAYLVTSDMALLPPNGLLIKASNMLSLYDGLDNYWHELKSHLETLNIQFSFATGYSPLSAILLGKQSINQATNNVEQMKAWVNQQALSSSELPTKQVERLNRVGINVVEDLLKLPLQEVARRFDIDLVNYVGRLNGQFKHPIDFYHPPESFQQYLELLFDIENILFIEKPLLKLLNQLECFLRLRDRVAFELTLTLHLRDKDDHHVSFYSAQGDYLAAKWANLTHLTLESLKITAPVQGLTLSLIRHGEPQVAYHDLFDGNTGTLAALDLLSLLQAKLGQACIQTPKIQHDPRPEKANQYSLPTLGNTEKKRQVSQDVAQQTMTASNISQQRLRPSILLPEPEALTEDVTLSQGPERIVSGWWDGEKIIRDYFIAHSENGRWLWIFRTPDKQWFLHGLFS; encoded by the coding sequence ATGTTGTGGCTTTATCTGCACTTTCCATCTCTGCAGTTGGATACCTTGTTTAATTCTGAGATATCTAACTCCGAGAAAGTTCACTCTAATGAAGAGTCACACGAGCAACCTATTATCATCGTGGATGAAAAAGATCATCGTGTTCTGCAAGCTAACCAAGCTGCTCTGCAATCGGGAATTTCACTTAGTATGGGGCTAGGGTCTGCGGCGGCGCTGTGCCACAACTTACACGTCCACCCTTACAGTATTGAACTGGAGAAAAGTAAGCTGAAAGAGATCGCTCAATGGGCGTATCTGGTCACTTCTGATATGGCGTTACTGCCACCCAATGGATTATTGATTAAGGCCTCTAACATGCTGTCGCTTTACGATGGGCTAGATAACTACTGGCATGAACTCAAAAGCCATTTAGAAACGCTCAATATCCAGTTCAGCTTTGCCACAGGTTATTCGCCGCTTTCTGCAATCCTTTTAGGCAAACAATCCATCAACCAAGCAACGAACAATGTTGAGCAAATGAAAGCTTGGGTTAATCAACAAGCACTGAGTTCAAGCGAGCTACCAACTAAGCAAGTTGAACGCCTGAATCGTGTTGGTATCAATGTCGTTGAAGACTTATTAAAACTGCCTTTGCAAGAGGTCGCACGCCGCTTTGATATCGACTTGGTGAACTATGTGGGTCGTCTTAATGGGCAGTTCAAGCACCCGATTGATTTCTATCACCCACCAGAGAGTTTCCAGCAATATTTGGAGCTGCTGTTTGATATTGAAAACATCCTATTCATCGAAAAGCCTTTACTGAAATTGTTGAATCAGCTCGAGTGCTTTTTGAGGTTACGTGACCGAGTGGCTTTCGAGTTAACGCTGACTTTGCACCTAAGGGATAAAGACGATCATCATGTCTCTTTCTATTCAGCGCAGGGCGATTACCTTGCGGCCAAATGGGCAAATCTCACGCATCTAACCTTAGAATCACTGAAGATCACAGCACCTGTTCAGGGGCTGACTCTATCCTTGATTCGTCATGGAGAACCCCAAGTCGCCTACCATGATCTTTTCGATGGTAATACCGGAACACTTGCTGCGTTAGATCTGCTCTCGCTGCTGCAAGCCAAGTTAGGGCAAGCTTGTATTCAAACACCCAAAATACAGCATGACCCAAGGCCAGAGAAAGCGAACCAATATTCACTGCCGACACTGGGGAATACAGAAAAAAAGAGACAAGTTTCCCAAGATGTCGCGCAACAAACTATGACAGCTTCCAACATCAGCCAACAAAGACTCCGACCGAGCATCTTACTGCCCGAGCCCGAAGCCTTAACCGAGGATGTCACCTTATCTCAAGGCCCTGAGCGCATTGTTTCTGGCTGGTGGGACGGAGAGAAGATCATTCGTGACTACTTTATTGCTCACAGTGAAAACGGCCGATGGCTCTGGATATTTAGAACGCCAGATAAACAGTGGTTTTTGCACGGCTTATTTAGCTAG
- the imuA gene encoding translesion DNA synthesis-associated protein ImuA gives MHELIKNLQDRQLIWKGLQSTTQGSTTSTGYPQLDKQLDGGFPTHGVIEVESQQGIGELRLLTPYLAQQNSQKLAIFINPPGKICAEFFNDQNIPLENILVIQPQRDLDALWAAEQCLKSGACHSVLLWGADLEIHQTKRLQAASETGKCLQFHFKATSHNRLSLPVSLSMKLSSHAQGLKIEVTKRKGSWSYGCFILDMSQNWPLLTQKITLQDSSNHGLSGNTVLAFPIVKQG, from the coding sequence ATGCATGAACTAATAAAAAACTTACAAGATCGCCAGTTAATCTGGAAAGGATTACAATCAACAACGCAAGGAAGTACCACTTCGACAGGCTATCCTCAATTGGATAAACAGCTTGATGGAGGCTTCCCGACGCACGGCGTCATTGAGGTTGAATCACAACAAGGGATTGGCGAACTTCGTCTACTCACGCCTTATTTAGCTCAACAAAACTCACAAAAACTGGCCATTTTCATCAACCCACCGGGGAAGATCTGTGCCGAGTTTTTCAACGACCAAAACATTCCACTAGAGAATATCCTAGTCATCCAACCTCAGCGTGATCTCGATGCATTATGGGCCGCAGAGCAGTGCCTCAAGAGTGGCGCCTGTCATTCTGTTTTGCTATGGGGTGCCGATTTAGAAATACACCAAACCAAGCGCCTGCAAGCGGCAAGCGAAACGGGCAAGTGTCTGCAATTTCATTTTAAAGCCACTAGCCATAATCGGTTATCCCTACCCGTTTCTTTAAGCATGAAGCTATCTTCTCACGCCCAAGGGTTAAAGATTGAGGTCACAAAAAGGAAAGGCAGTTGGTCGTATGGCTGCTTTATTCTAGACATGAGCCAAAATTGGCCGTTACTCACTCAAAAAATCACCCTTCAAGACAGTTCAAATCACGGGTTGTCTGGTAATACGGTGCTGGCTTTTCCTATTGTGAAGCAAGGCTAG
- a CDS encoding YciK family oxidoreductase has protein sequence MDYPISTDALKDKVILVTGAGAGIGRQAALSFAQHGATVILLGRNVKNLELIYDEIESAGYPQPAIIPLDLKGATKQNYIDMAETIESQFGRLDGLLHNAGVLGTLSPFDQIDEETFDGVMQINVKAEFLMTQALLPVIKKAEAGRIVFTSSTVGHSGRAFWGTYAISKFATEGMMQILADELEGTDIRVNAINPGGTQTRMRAKAYPGEDANKLKTPLDIIPLYLHLMNPSVTDINGQCIDAQPK, from the coding sequence GTGGATTACCCAATCTCTACAGATGCCCTCAAAGATAAAGTAATTTTGGTTACAGGTGCCGGTGCTGGCATTGGTCGCCAAGCCGCGCTAAGTTTCGCTCAACATGGTGCAACTGTTATTCTGTTAGGCCGCAATGTCAAAAACCTTGAATTAATTTACGACGAAATCGAAAGCGCTGGTTACCCACAGCCTGCGATTATCCCATTGGATTTGAAAGGTGCGACAAAGCAGAACTACATCGACATGGCTGAAACCATCGAATCACAGTTCGGTCGTTTAGATGGTCTACTGCATAACGCAGGTGTGCTTGGCACGTTAAGTCCATTCGATCAAATCGATGAAGAAACGTTTGATGGCGTCATGCAAATCAACGTTAAAGCTGAATTTCTAATGACTCAAGCGTTACTGCCTGTCATTAAGAAAGCGGAAGCGGGTCGTATTGTCTTTACCTCTTCAACGGTTGGTCACTCTGGCCGCGCGTTCTGGGGTACTTACGCAATTTCAAAGTTTGCAACAGAAGGCATGATGCAGATCTTAGCCGATGAGCTTGAAGGTACCGATATCCGTGTTAATGCGATTAACCCAGGCGGTACTCAAACACGCATGCGTGCAAAAGCATACCCAGGTGAAGATGCAAACAAGCTAAAAACGCCACTCGACATCATCCCGCTGTATCTACACTTAATGAACCCAAGTGTGACAGACATTAATGGCCAATGTATCGACGCTCAACCTAAGTAG
- the sohB gene encoding protease SohB, whose translation MTLEFLLDYGLFLAKIATVVIAIIAILVIAKSVGGKSSAIKGELEITNLSEHHKQTIEQLEHHLHDDAFIKARDKAEKKAEKEKVKLRGKEVKKAAKEGELDSKREPHLFVLDFNGSIDAKEVASLREEVTAVLAVAREGDEVLLKLESGGGMVHGYGLASSQLDRIKAAGLPLTISVDKVAASGGYMMACIADKIVSAPFAIVGSIGVIAQLPNFNKLLKKHDIEFEQLTAGEYKRTLTMFGENSDKAREKFKEELEETHGLFKDFIRDHRPALDLEKVATGEHWFGTQAHELGLVDEISTSDDLVVAACKDKTVLAIHYVQKKKLSDKLAGVAGKSADSVLMKLIERGQKPIV comes from the coding sequence ATGACATTGGAATTTTTGTTGGACTACGGCTTGTTTTTAGCCAAGATTGCGACCGTTGTAATCGCCATCATTGCAATTTTAGTGATTGCTAAATCGGTGGGTGGAAAATCAAGCGCAATTAAAGGTGAGCTGGAAATCACGAACCTATCTGAACACCACAAACAGACGATTGAGCAACTTGAGCACCATCTACACGATGATGCTTTCATCAAAGCCCGTGATAAAGCTGAAAAGAAAGCGGAAAAAGAAAAAGTAAAATTACGTGGCAAAGAAGTGAAAAAAGCAGCGAAAGAGGGTGAGCTTGATAGCAAGCGTGAACCACACCTATTCGTTCTCGATTTTAACGGCAGCATTGATGCTAAAGAAGTGGCTTCATTACGTGAAGAGGTAACGGCGGTGTTGGCTGTGGCTCGTGAAGGTGATGAAGTATTGCTTAAACTTGAGTCTGGCGGTGGCATGGTTCATGGCTATGGTTTGGCGTCTTCTCAACTCGACCGTATCAAAGCAGCAGGCCTGCCTCTGACTATCTCGGTAGACAAAGTAGCCGCGAGTGGTGGTTACATGATGGCATGTATCGCAGACAAAATCGTATCTGCACCTTTTGCCATTGTTGGCTCTATTGGTGTTATCGCTCAACTACCAAACTTCAACAAATTGCTTAAAAAGCACGATATTGAATTCGAACAGCTAACGGCAGGTGAGTACAAACGCACGCTTACTATGTTTGGTGAGAACAGCGATAAAGCACGCGAGAAGTTTAAAGAAGAGCTAGAAGAGACACATGGCCTATTCAAAGACTTCATCCGCGACCACCGCCCGGCGTTAGATCTTGAAAAAGTAGCAACGGGTGAACACTGGTTTGGTACACAAGCACATGAGCTTGGGCTGGTGGATGAGATCAGCACTTCTGATGATTTAGTTGTAGCGGCATGTAAGGACAAGACGGTTCTAGCGATTCACTATGTACAGAAGAAAAAGCTGTCAGACAAACTAGCGGGCGTGGCAGGTAAATCTGCAGACAGCGTCCTGATGAAGTTGATTGAACGCGGCCAAAAGCCGATTGTTTAA